Part of the Ignavibacteriales bacterium genome is shown below.
AAAACTCTTTGCTGTTTTCATAATATTTTAATTCAGCAAGTTCATCCAAAGAGGCGCCGGTGCAAAACGAACCGCTTCCCCCGCTTTTAAGAAGGATAACCTTGCACAGAGAATGTTGACCGAATTTAATTATTGAATCTGTTAACTGGTGAAGAAGTGATTTATGGAGTGAGTTACCTTTTGAATTGAAGAACGTGATGGTTCCTATTCCATCCTTAAGTTCCAGTTGTACATTTCCTTCTTCCTTCATTTATTACTCGCTTTTTGAAGGCTGATTTAACAAAATTTATTTTCAGATGATTCTTTAATCTAATTTTAAAATTGCAACCAGATCCCTAATATCATCAACAACAAAATCTGGGTTTTCATTCAACAAAAACTCTTTATTCCGGTAACCAAAAGTTACCGCACAGGATTGCGCTCCTGCAGCTTTACCGCATTTAATATCCAGTTCAGAATCGCCCACCATTAATGTATTAGCGGGTAGTATACCAACCTGGCGGCAAATCCTAAGCAAAGCATCCGGTGCTGGTTTAATTTTAATTCCATCCTGCCTTCCCATTATAATGGTAAAATAACTTCTCATTCCAAAGTGATTGATAATTTTATCCGCCTGATCCTGTGCTTTAGTTGTAAGTATGGATGCCGGTATTTTGTTTTCCTTTAACGTTTGGAGCACTTCAACTACATTAGGAAAAAAGTTGGAATCATCTATAAAATCAAAATAGTAAGTTTTGTACCGGTCTATAAAATATTCTATGTCGCTAACATCAACCTTAAAATCATCAAAAATATTTTTAAAGTGATGACCGATTTTTCCATTAAACTCATCTTCGGTAAAATTTGGAGTAATATTAAATTCTTCTAATGTTTTAATTGTAGCCTTGTAAATTGTAGCGCTGGACATCATCAGAGTTCCATCCAAATCGAATACTACGCTTTTAATTTGTTCCTGATCCTTCATTGAATAACTTTATTTTGTGTAGCCCAAATATAACAAAACGGTAACAATTGGAATAGTACAGTTTTCGATTGACAATTGAAGACTGAAAACCGCAAAAGATTTTTAAATCAATACTTGCCAGACCTCCTCGTTGAAAATCTATTAGATATTGGTTAAGTTTGACCGAGAAATTTTTAAAAATGGAGTAAAGAATGCCCTTAGTAGATTATCAAAAATATTGTGAAATGCTAGATAATGCCA
Proteins encoded:
- a CDS encoding HAD family hydrolase gives rise to the protein MKDQEQIKSVVFDLDGTLMMSSATIYKATIKTLEEFNITPNFTEDEFNGKIGHHFKNIFDDFKVDVSDIEYFIDRYKTYYFDFIDDSNFFPNVVEVLQTLKENKIPASILTTKAQDQADKIINHFGMRSYFTIIMGRQDGIKIKPAPDALLRICRQVGILPANTLMVGDSELDIKCGKAAGAQSCAVTFGYRNKEFLLNENPDFVVDDIRDLVAILKLD